A region from the Arcobacter sp. LA11 genome encodes:
- a CDS encoding AraC family transcriptional regulator, with translation MIKSKMYLPHEKLKEWIKVYWFLKGEKTDSSFFYDHNLMPDGCTTVLLVIDGTFNLNDYYKEGKIKRGVYVIPPCKINNKLKFSNDIHVIDIQFNPSIFYKLFKTPVSLLEDKVYTLDELSIKFDNSILEQIYNLKTDSIIMNFLDVFLFDLFNKNNFHADDLILNINQLYRNANLKSFFSEQNLSKRQIERNVKSLTGLSPKEIQKVARFYQVLDTIKFNQYNINFTKLSYENNFYDQSHFTKEFKSFTGLTPRKFIKEMDIFPQFKGLCTLSDEITL, from the coding sequence ATGATTAAATCAAAAATGTATCTCCCTCATGAAAAATTAAAAGAATGGATAAAGGTCTATTGGTTTTTAAAAGGAGAAAAAACTGATAGTTCATTTTTTTATGATCATAATTTAATGCCTGATGGCTGTACTACAGTATTACTTGTAATAGATGGAACTTTTAATTTAAATGATTACTATAAAGAGGGAAAAATCAAAAGAGGAGTATATGTAATTCCTCCATGTAAAATTAATAATAAATTAAAATTTAGTAATGATATTCATGTAATTGACATTCAATTTAACCCAAGTATTTTTTATAAGCTTTTTAAAACACCTGTCTCTTTATTAGAAGATAAAGTTTATACTTTAGATGAATTATCAATAAAGTTTGATAACTCAATATTAGAGCAAATATATAATCTTAAAACTGATTCAATAATTATGAACTTTTTAGATGTTTTTCTTTTTGATTTATTTAATAAAAACAATTTTCATGCCGATGATTTGATATTAAATATTAATCAACTTTATAGAAATGCCAATTTGAAATCATTTTTCAGTGAACAAAACTTATCTAAAAGACAAATAGAAAGAAATGTAAAGTCTCTTACTGGGTTAAGCCCTAAAGAGATACAAAAAGTTGCAAGATTTTATCAAGTCTTAGATACTATAAAATTTAACCAATATAATATAAACTTTACAAAACTCTCTTATGAGAATAACTTTTATGACCAATCTCACTTTACAAAAGAGTTTAAATCTTTTACGGGATTAACGCCTAGGAAGTTTATAAAAGAGATGGATATTTTTCCTCAATTTAAAGGATTATGTACTCTTTCAGATGAGATTACACTATAA
- the peaA gene encoding quinohemoprotein amine dehydrogenase subunit alpha: MKTTYLNSALKFSIGILISSTSLFATNYTEAKNIINTKCTACHAGSATSGLSRVSEQRKTPEAWMMTLKRMKEDHGLKLTKSENEKVVKYLSDTQGLNYDETTDYRYILEKTPNYQESTNLDAQFTEVCARCHSAARGTLQRRTNDEWSKIVDLHLGKFPTTEYQSLARDRDWYGIAKNEIVPYLNKHFNNDKKFKLEKNDFEGSWSFYGHRLGEGDFSLTMKVAKESNDKYKISIDGSYIDGRKIQGEGYSDIYSGYEWRAILKINDIKYKQVFAFDSKTGKLSGSMFETLHPEEHSTLTGVKQGTNKAILGVYPKSIKAGSSETITITGANLNGNVKLSSGLSINKILEKTSSKIVLDVTASSKYDSKLIDLMVGSTKFDEDLVVYKKIDTLKVYPTYAIARVGDGGGKMAKQHAIFEAHGYLSGKDGKLGTSDDISLGKVDAKWNVLPFDDRAKVDEDVKFTGDMDSYSGRFTPSFAGPNPKRRFGTNNAGNLKIIATYKDGANTLEADSHLIVTVQKWVNPPID; this comes from the coding sequence TTGAAAACTACTTATTTAAATTCGGCATTGAAATTTAGTATAGGTATATTAATTAGTTCAACTAGTTTGTTCGCTACAAACTATACAGAAGCAAAGAATATTATTAATACTAAATGTACAGCATGTCACGCGGGAAGTGCTACATCTGGTTTAAGCAGGGTTTCTGAACAAAGAAAAACACCTGAAGCATGGATGATGACACTAAAAAGGATGAAAGAAGACCACGGTCTAAAACTCACAAAAAGTGAAAATGAAAAGGTTGTAAAATATCTATCTGATACTCAAGGTCTAAACTATGATGAGACTACAGACTATAGATATATATTAGAAAAAACACCAAACTATCAAGAGTCAACAAACTTAGATGCTCAATTTACTGAAGTATGTGCAAGATGTCATAGTGCTGCAAGGGGAACACTTCAAAGAAGAACAAATGATGAGTGGAGCAAGATAGTTGATCTACACTTAGGAAAATTTCCTACAACTGAGTACCAATCACTTGCAAGAGATAGAGACTGGTATGGTATTGCAAAAAATGAAATTGTACCTTATTTAAACAAACATTTTAACAATGATAAAAAGTTTAAGTTAGAAAAAAATGATTTTGAAGGTTCTTGGTCTTTTTATGGACATAGATTAGGTGAAGGCGACTTTTCTTTAACTATGAAAGTTGCAAAAGAATCAAATGATAAATATAAAATCTCTATTGATGGTAGTTATATAGATGGAAGAAAAATCCAAGGAGAAGGATATTCTGACATATATAGTGGCTATGAGTGGAGAGCTATTTTAAAAATTAATGATATTAAATACAAACAAGTCTTTGCATTTGATTCAAAAACAGGGAAACTATCTGGAAGTATGTTTGAAACTCTACACCCAGAAGAACACTCAACTTTAACAGGTGTTAAACAAGGAACTAACAAGGCTATATTAGGTGTATATCCAAAATCAATTAAAGCTGGAAGTTCTGAAACTATAACAATTACTGGTGCAAACCTAAATGGAAATGTAAAACTTTCAAGTGGACTTTCTATAAATAAAATTCTTGAAAAAACTTCATCAAAAATTGTTTTAGATGTGACTGCATCTTCAAAATATGATTCAAAACTAATTGATTTAATGGTTGGTTCAACAAAATTTGATGAAGATTTGGTTGTTTACAAAAAAATTGATACTTTAAAAGTTTATCCTACATATGCAATTGCAAGAGTTGGTGATGGTGGCGGAAAAATGGCAAAACAACACGCAATTTTTGAAGCTCATGGATACTTAAGTGGAAAAGATGGAAAGTTAGGAACTTCTGATGATATCTCTTTAGGAAAAGTAGATGCAAAATGGAATGTTCTACCATTTGATGATAGAGCAAAAGTTGATGAAGATGTTAAATTTACTGGTGATATGGATTCATATAGTGGAAGATTTACTCCATCATTTGCAGGACCAAATCCAAAAAGAAGATTTGGAACAAACAACGCTGGAAATTTAAAAATAATTGCAACATATAAAGATGGTGCTAACACTTTAGAAGCTGATTCTCATTTAATTGTAACTGTTCAAAAGTGGGTAAATCCTCCAATTGATTAG